From a region of the Fusarium verticillioides 7600 chromosome 9, whole genome shotgun sequence genome:
- a CDS encoding hypothetical protein (At least one base has a quality score < 10): MLSIFVVEVVGYIAITLEAAPINNLLWTIINFLPVSTAKAAGEQRKLQADYLKVRRDLNSTSSQDEFAKWAKLRRQHDKLLEQLEKTKKTNEAARSNFDKILTVLRVVVTRAPQYFLPFWYATEPMFWLPYGWFPYWAEWILSFPRAPIGSVSIASWQLACTGVIALFSDLIVGIAGLLLNAKQAKEAPVAAEKVAAEEKKKS, translated from the exons ATGCTCAGCATCTTCGTTGTCGAAGTTGTCGGCTACATCGCCATAACATTGGAGGCGGCGCCAATCAACAATTTG CTCTGGACAATAATCAACTTCCTCCCCGTATCAACAGCAAAGGCTGCAGGCGAGCAACGCAAGCTCCAGGCCGATTACCTCAAGGTCCGACGAGATCTGAACTCCACGAGTAGTCAGGATGAATTTGCCAAGTGGGCAAAGCTCCGTCGTCAGCAcgacaagctcctcgagcaGCTAGAGAAGACCA AGAAAACCAACGAGGCAGCTCGATCaaactttgacaagatcctcaccGTTCTCCGAGTCGTCGTTACACGCGCGCCGCAATACTTCCTGCCCTTCTGGTATGCCACAGAGCCCATGTTCTGGCTTCCTTACGGCTGGTTCCCATACTGGGCAGAATGGATTCTGTCTTTCCCTCGCGCCCCCATCGGAAGTGTCAGCATCGCTTCGTGGCAGTTGGCATGCACAGGAGTTATTGCGCTTTTCAGCGACTTGATCGTGGGTATCGCTGGTCTGCTCCTCAACGCGAAGCAGGCCAAGGAAGCACCCGTCGCAGCCGAGAAGGTCGCGgcggaggagaagaagaagtcataA